Proteins encoded in a region of the Streptomyces sp. NBC_00258 genome:
- a CDS encoding thioesterase family protein, whose translation MTSLPLFRETVRPEWIDYNGHLSEAFYVLVFGHATDAMMDAAGMDASYRADSGCSLYTVESHIRHLRDVPEGAHLGVRTRIIGAGGKKAHFTHEMYVLAAADAAPDGDDTVVATSELLALHVDQKAGRAVPFPEGVRNLLAPLVEPAPAWAGRSIARVV comes from the coding sequence ATGACGTCCCTGCCCCTCTTCCGCGAGACCGTGCGCCCCGAGTGGATCGACTACAACGGGCACTTGAGCGAGGCGTTCTACGTCCTCGTCTTCGGCCACGCGACCGACGCGATGATGGACGCGGCGGGGATGGACGCCTCGTACCGCGCGGACAGCGGCTGTTCGCTCTACACCGTCGAGTCGCACATCCGCCATCTGCGGGACGTGCCCGAGGGGGCCCACCTGGGCGTCCGCACCCGGATCATCGGTGCGGGCGGCAAGAAGGCGCACTTCACGCACGAGATGTACGTCCTGGCCGCGGCGGATGCCGCACCTGACGGGGACGACACCGTGGTCGCCACGTCCGAACTGCTCGCCCTCCACGTGGACCAGAAGGCCGGGCGAGCCGTCCCGTTCCCGGAGGGTGTCCGCAACCTGCTCGCGCCGCTGGTGGAGCCGGCGCCCGCGTGGGCCGGGCGTTCCATCGCCCGGGTCGTCTGA